A genomic stretch from Candidatus Rokuibacteriota bacterium includes:
- a CDS encoding type I secretion system permease/ATPase encodes MSRPSSRPTGSRGRVAERERLDTGLAGLLALARYLGVAADGEALRHRFGRSAAPLSPPELVRAARHLGLRARTVRRRWARLAAAPLPAMALRADGGWLVVARADRERALVQEPGAPAVAVWSRERFEAAWTGTVLLCARRGAARSGDRRFGLRWFLPFVVKYRRQLAQVLAASVLLQVLGLVTPLFTQVVIDKVLVHRGLQTLDVLAAGMLGLLVFEALLGGLRAYLFSHTAARIDVELGARLVRHLLALPLSYFEARRVGDSVARVRELEGIRHFLTGSPITAAVDALFTGIFVAVLFLYSVPLAALALGALPGYVLLSLAVTPLLRDRLDEKFRRGADSQAFLVECVRGVETVKAMAVEPQMERRWEEHLAGYARAGFRAAQAGQVAGELASLLSRVTALAILWWGARLVMEGALTVGELIAFNMLAARVSGPVLRLVQCWQEFQQAAVSVARLGDVLDTPRETPRLAGFGRPPGVAGRLVFEEVSFRYRAGGPDVLRGVSFSIHPGEVVGIVGPSGSGKSTLAKLLQRLHAPASGRVLLDGMDLGQLDPVWLRRRVAVVPQETVLFGGSVRENIALGDPGLPLERVVAAARLAGAHDFIAALPEGYDTAVGDHGCALSGGQRQRIAIARALCADPAVLIFDEATSALDHEAERAIRRRLPDICRGRTVLVIAHRLTMMERVDRVLVIEGGRVAEEGTPAALGGAGGFFARLCEDQGRGRPVGAAVRSGDP; translated from the coding sequence ATGTCGCGACCATCCTCGCGGCCCACTGGCAGCCGGGGCAGGGTGGCTGAGCGGGAGCGCCTGGACACCGGGCTCGCGGGCCTGCTGGCGCTGGCGCGGTACCTGGGCGTTGCGGCGGACGGCGAGGCGCTGCGCCACCGCTTCGGTCGCTCCGCCGCGCCGCTCTCGCCGCCCGAGCTGGTGCGCGCGGCCCGCCACCTCGGGCTCCGCGCTCGCACGGTGAGGCGCCGCTGGGCGCGGCTGGCCGCGGCCCCGCTTCCGGCCATGGCGCTGCGGGCCGACGGCGGCTGGCTGGTCGTGGCACGCGCCGACCGGGAGCGCGCGCTGGTCCAGGAGCCCGGCGCCCCGGCCGTGGCTGTCTGGTCCCGCGAGCGCTTCGAGGCCGCATGGACGGGCACGGTGCTCCTCTGCGCGCGTCGTGGCGCCGCCAGGTCCGGCGATCGGCGCTTCGGGCTCAGGTGGTTTCTCCCCTTCGTCGTCAAGTACCGGCGCCAGCTCGCCCAGGTGCTGGCGGCCTCGGTGCTCCTGCAGGTGCTGGGGCTCGTGACGCCGCTCTTCACCCAGGTCGTCATCGACAAGGTCCTGGTCCACCGTGGGCTCCAGACGCTCGACGTGCTCGCCGCAGGCATGCTGGGGCTCCTGGTCTTCGAGGCGCTGCTGGGGGGCCTGCGCGCCTATCTCTTCTCCCACACCGCGGCGCGCATCGACGTGGAGCTGGGCGCCCGCCTCGTACGCCACCTGCTGGCGCTGCCGCTCTCCTACTTCGAGGCGCGCCGGGTGGGGGACTCGGTGGCGCGCGTGCGCGAGCTCGAGGGCATCCGGCACTTCCTGACGGGCTCGCCGATCACGGCTGCCGTGGACGCGCTGTTCACGGGGATCTTCGTGGCCGTGCTCTTCCTCTACAGCGTGCCGCTCGCTGCCCTGGCGCTGGGCGCGCTACCCGGGTATGTCCTGCTCTCCCTCGCCGTCACCCCGCTCCTCCGCGACCGCCTGGACGAGAAGTTCAGGCGGGGCGCCGACAGCCAGGCCTTCCTCGTCGAGTGCGTCCGCGGTGTGGAGACGGTCAAGGCCATGGCCGTGGAGCCGCAGATGGAGCGGCGCTGGGAGGAGCACCTGGCGGGCTACGCGCGCGCCGGCTTCCGCGCGGCGCAGGCGGGGCAGGTGGCGGGAGAGCTGGCCTCGCTGCTGAGCCGGGTGACGGCGCTGGCTATCCTCTGGTGGGGCGCGCGCCTGGTGATGGAGGGCGCGCTGACGGTGGGTGAGCTCATCGCCTTCAACATGCTGGCGGCGCGGGTGAGTGGCCCGGTGCTGCGCCTCGTCCAGTGCTGGCAGGAGTTCCAGCAGGCGGCGGTCTCCGTGGCGCGGCTCGGCGATGTGCTCGACACCCCGCGCGAGACGCCGCGCCTGGCGGGCTTTGGCCGCCCGCCCGGCGTCGCCGGCCGCCTCGTCTTCGAGGAGGTCTCCTTTCGCTACCGCGCGGGGGGCCCCGATGTCCTGCGCGGCGTGTCCTTCTCCATCCATCCCGGGGAGGTGGTCGGCATCGTCGGCCCCTCCGGCTCCGGCAAGAGCACTCTCGCCAAGCTCCTCCAGCGGCTCCACGCACCGGCCTCGGGCCGCGTCCTGCTGGACGGCATGGACCTCGGGCAGCTGGATCCCGTCTGGCTCCGGCGCCGCGTCGCCGTGGTGCCCCAGGAGACCGTGCTCTTCGGCGGCTCGGTGCGGGAGAACATCGCCCTCGGCGACCCGGGCCTGCCGCTGGAGCGGGTCGTGGCGGCGGCGCGGCTGGCCGGCGCCCACGACTTCATCGCCGCGCTCCCGGAGGGCTACGACACCGCGGTGGGCGATCACGGCTGCGCGCTGTCCGGCGGGCAGCGCCAGCGCATCGCCATCGCCCGCGCGCTCTGCGCCGACCCCGCGGTGCTGATCTTCGACGAGGCGACGAGCGCGCTCGACCACGAGGCCGAGCGCGCCATCCGCCGCCGGCTCCCCGACATCTGCCGCGGCCGCACGGTGCTTGTCATCGCCCACCGCCTGACCATGATGGAGCGGGTCGACCGCGTCCTCGTCATCGAGGGCGGGCGCGTGGCGGAGGAGGGGACACCGGCTGCCCTCGGCGGGGCAGGGGGATTCTTCGCGCGGCTCTGCGAGGATCAGGGTCGGGGGCGGCCCGTCGGCGCGGCGGTCCGGTCCGGGGACCCGTGA
- a CDS encoding HlyD family type I secretion periplasmic adaptor subunit — MSRARPRARREDREFLPALLEIQDSPPSPLGVALGAVILALVAATAAWAYLGALDVVAVASGRIIAAGHSKVIQPLESGLIRAIRVADGAEVRKGQLLVELDPTVSGADETRLGSEEISARLHVARLRALLAGEASFGVPPGAEAGLVALQRQLLSDQRQEHERRLEAAALAIRQRVSAVEGARAGVERLEALVVMQTERARAYRTLLEREYVARMQYLEVEERRVDRVQELAMERQRLDRERAALGEAEKQAEVLESEFRRARLGELTEWEARAAALSQEVLKAARRRAVQRLVAPVDGVVQQLAVHTVGGVVTPGQQLMVVVPREARLEVEAWLENKDIGFVRPGQPVEIKVETFPFTRYGTVPGQVTSLSGDAVSVERLGLVYAARVSLERTVVRVDEREVALAPGMAVSVEIMIGRRRALDFFLSPLLRRTQEAFREP, encoded by the coding sequence GTGAGCCGCGCGCGACCGCGGGCGAGGCGAGAGGACCGAGAGTTCCTGCCCGCGCTCCTCGAGATCCAGGACTCGCCGCCCTCCCCGCTGGGCGTGGCGCTGGGCGCGGTCATCCTGGCCCTCGTCGCCGCGACGGCGGCGTGGGCCTACCTGGGCGCGCTCGACGTGGTGGCCGTCGCGAGCGGCCGGATCATCGCCGCCGGCCACTCGAAAGTGATCCAGCCGCTGGAGTCCGGCCTGATCCGCGCGATCCGCGTCGCCGATGGCGCAGAGGTGCGGAAGGGGCAGCTGCTCGTGGAGCTGGATCCCACCGTGAGCGGCGCCGACGAGACGCGGCTCGGGAGCGAGGAGATATCGGCCCGCCTCCACGTCGCCCGCCTGCGCGCGCTCCTGGCGGGAGAGGCGTCCTTCGGGGTGCCGCCCGGCGCCGAGGCGGGGCTCGTCGCGCTCCAACGTCAGCTCTTGTCGGACCAGCGGCAGGAGCACGAACGCCGGCTCGAGGCGGCGGCGCTGGCGATCCGGCAGCGAGTCTCGGCGGTGGAGGGCGCCCGGGCCGGCGTGGAGCGCCTCGAGGCGCTCGTCGTGATGCAGACCGAGCGCGCCCGCGCCTACCGCACGCTGCTCGAGCGCGAGTACGTGGCGCGGATGCAGTACCTCGAGGTGGAGGAGCGGCGGGTGGACCGGGTCCAGGAGCTCGCCATGGAACGCCAGCGCCTCGACCGGGAGCGGGCCGCGCTCGGCGAGGCCGAGAAGCAGGCGGAGGTGCTCGAGTCCGAGTTCCGGCGGGCCCGACTTGGGGAGCTGACCGAGTGGGAGGCGCGGGCTGCGGCGCTCTCCCAGGAGGTGCTGAAGGCGGCCCGGCGCCGCGCGGTCCAGCGGCTCGTCGCCCCGGTGGACGGCGTCGTCCAGCAGCTCGCGGTGCATACGGTCGGGGGCGTGGTGACGCCCGGGCAGCAGCTCATGGTCGTGGTGCCCCGGGAGGCCCGACTCGAGGTCGAGGCCTGGCTGGAGAACAAGGACATCGGCTTCGTCCGGCCCGGGCAGCCCGTCGAGATCAAGGTGGAGACCTTCCCGTTCACGCGTTACGGCACCGTGCCGGGGCAGGTCACGAGCCTGTCCGGTGATGCCGTCTCCGTCGAGCGGCTCGGGCTCGTCTACGCGGCGCGGGTGAGCCTCGAACGGACGGTGGTCCGCGTGGACGAGCGAGAGGTGGCCCTCGCCCCGGGCATGGCCGTCAGCGTCGAGATCATGATCGGCCGGCGCCGCGCGCTCGACTTCTTCCTGAGCCCGCTCCTGCGGCGCACGCAGGAGGCCTTCCGCGAGCCCTAG
- a CDS encoding 6-phosphofructokinase, whose amino-acid sequence MRTLAILVGGGPAPGINAAIAAAAIEARNRGLRVLGCYDGFRWLATGDPSHVVELEVHSVSTIHFDGGSILRTSRTDATRKPGAFSRVARALERLGVNHLITIGGDGTAYTAARIAEAMPGLTLAHIPKTIDNDLPLPGDLVTFGFTTACNLGKDLVRNLMQDAATTERWFFVTVMGRQTGHLALGIGGSAAATLTVIPEEFAAPHITLDQLAGILEGAIIKRRAHGREYGVAILAEGLAEKLGPETLGPVERDPAGRVRLTDLELGRAVRERVTASLGARGTRMTIVAKELGYELRSAAPGAYDIQYSRSLGYWATRFLLEGGTGAMVTIQGGRFVPIPFAEMLDPETGFTRVRRVNVTSEAYQTLWAYMIRLKPEDFEDAAALASIAKAGNLTETELVSRFRPLVEPPPGLK is encoded by the coding sequence ATGCGCACGCTGGCCATTCTGGTCGGAGGGGGGCCCGCCCCCGGGATCAACGCCGCCATCGCGGCCGCGGCCATCGAGGCCCGCAACCGGGGGCTCCGGGTTCTCGGCTGCTACGACGGCTTCCGCTGGCTCGCCACGGGAGACCCGAGCCACGTGGTGGAACTGGAAGTCCACAGCGTCTCCACCATCCACTTCGACGGCGGATCGATCCTCCGCACCTCCCGCACCGACGCCACCCGCAAGCCCGGCGCCTTCAGCCGGGTGGCCCGCGCCCTCGAGCGTCTCGGCGTCAACCACCTGATAACCATCGGCGGCGACGGCACCGCCTACACCGCCGCGCGCATCGCGGAGGCCATGCCGGGGCTGACCCTGGCCCACATCCCCAAGACCATCGACAACGACCTGCCGCTGCCGGGCGATCTGGTCACCTTCGGCTTCACGACGGCCTGCAATCTCGGCAAGGACCTGGTGCGTAACCTCATGCAGGACGCCGCCACGACGGAGCGCTGGTTCTTCGTCACCGTGATGGGCCGCCAGACCGGCCACCTGGCGCTCGGGATCGGCGGCTCGGCGGCGGCGACTCTCACGGTGATCCCGGAGGAATTCGCCGCCCCCCATATCACCCTGGACCAGCTGGCGGGCATCCTCGAGGGGGCCATCATCAAGCGGCGCGCCCACGGGCGCGAGTACGGCGTCGCCATCCTGGCGGAGGGCCTGGCCGAGAAGCTGGGGCCGGAGACGCTGGGGCCTGTCGAGAGGGACCCGGCGGGTCGGGTGCGGCTGACGGACCTCGAGCTGGGCCGGGCGGTGCGGGAGCGCGTCACCGCCAGCCTCGGCGCCAGGGGCACGCGCATGACCATCGTCGCCAAGGAACTCGGCTATGAGCTCCGCAGCGCCGCGCCGGGGGCCTACGACATCCAGTACAGCCGGAGCCTTGGCTACTGGGCCACCCGCTTCCTCCTGGAGGGCGGCACGGGGGCGATGGTCACGATCCAGGGCGGGCGGTTCGTCCCCATCCCCTTCGCCGAGATGCTGGACCCGGAGACAGGCTTCACCCGGGTGCGCCGCGTCAACGTGACGTCCGAGGCCTACCAGACCCTCTGGGCCTACATGATCCGGCTCAAGCCAGAGGACTTCGAGGATGCGGCGGCGCTGGCCTCCATCGCCAAGGCGGGCAACCTCACCGAGACGGAGCTGGTCAGTCGCTTCCGCCCTCTCGTGGAGCCGCCCCCCGGCTTGAAGTGA